A genome region from Triticum aestivum cultivar Chinese Spring chromosome 2B, IWGSC CS RefSeq v2.1, whole genome shotgun sequence includes the following:
- the LOC123045213 gene encoding NADH dehydrogenase [ubiquinone] 1 alpha subcomplex subunit 2, with the protein MAWRASLSRNVKEIRFLFCQSSPASGPAREFVKKNYGDIKTRNPTLPVLIRECSGVEPQLWARYDMGVERCVRLDGLTEAQIDKKLEELAKAGVA; encoded by the exons ATGGCGTGGCGGGCGAGCCTATCCCGGAACGTGAAGGAGATCCGCTTCCTCTTCTGCCAGTCTTCCCCTGCCAGCGGCCCCGCCCG GGAGTTCGTGAAGAAGAACTACGGTGACATCAAGACCCGCAACCCCACCCTCCCCGTCCTCATCCGCGAGTGCTCCGGCGTCGAGCCTCAGCTCTGGGCGCGCTACG ATATGGGTGTGGAGAGGTGCGTGCGCTTGGATGGCTTGACAGAAGCCCAGATCGACAAGAAGTTGGAGGAGCTAGCCAAGGCAGGAGTTGCTTAA